In Acaryochloris marina S15, a single genomic region encodes these proteins:
- the recA gene encoding recombinase RecA, with protein MATHTDASEKQKALDLVMKNVERTFGKGAIMRLGDATRMQIETISSGALTLDLALGGGLPRGRVIEIYGPESSGKTTVALHAIAQIQKNGGVAAFVDAEHALDPVYAAALGVDVSELLVSQPDSGEMALEIVDQLVRSSAVDLVVIDSVAALTPRAEIEGDMGDSHMGLQARLMSQALRKITSNISKSGSTVIFLNQLRQKIGVTYGNPEVTTGGNALKFYASVRLDIRRIQTLKKGTDMFGIRAKVKVAKNKVAPPFRIAEFDILFGQGISTIGCLVDMAEETDVIVRKGAWYSYDGNNIGQGRENTIQYFTDNPEFSEDVERQVRQKLELGAEVSANSITAVDTEEEEEA; from the coding sequence ATGGCCACCCATACTGACGCTTCGGAAAAGCAAAAAGCCCTGGACTTGGTGATGAAAAATGTGGAACGCACCTTTGGCAAAGGGGCGATTATGCGTCTTGGGGATGCCACTCGGATGCAGATTGAAACCATCTCCTCAGGGGCTTTAACCCTAGATCTAGCCTTGGGTGGTGGACTGCCAAGAGGCCGGGTGATCGAGATATACGGCCCTGAGAGTTCTGGAAAAACTACCGTAGCGTTACATGCGATCGCACAGATCCAAAAAAACGGTGGAGTAGCCGCCTTCGTCGATGCCGAACATGCCCTTGATCCAGTCTATGCCGCTGCCTTAGGGGTAGATGTTTCTGAATTACTCGTTAGCCAGCCTGACTCTGGAGAGATGGCTCTAGAAATTGTCGATCAGCTGGTTCGCTCCAGTGCCGTGGATCTCGTTGTTATCGATTCCGTCGCCGCCCTGACGCCTCGCGCTGAAATTGAAGGCGATATGGGCGACTCCCACATGGGTCTGCAAGCTCGACTGATGAGTCAAGCCCTGCGCAAAATCACTAGCAATATTTCTAAGTCCGGCAGTACCGTTATCTTTTTGAATCAGCTGCGCCAAAAAATTGGCGTTACCTACGGTAATCCTGAAGTCACCACAGGCGGTAACGCCCTCAAATTCTACGCTTCCGTTCGTCTCGATATTCGTCGCATTCAAACCCTCAAGAAAGGCACAGATATGTTTGGCATTCGGGCCAAAGTGAAAGTCGCCAAGAACAAAGTTGCTCCTCCGTTTCGGATTGCTGAGTTTGACATTCTGTTCGGCCAGGGTATTTCCACTATTGGCTGCCTCGTTGATATGGCAGAAGAAACGGATGTGATTGTCCGCAAAGGAGCTTGGTATAGCTATGACGGCAACAACATTGGCCAGGGCCGAGAAAATACGATTCAGTACTTTACCGATAACCCCGAATTTTCTGAAGATGTCGAGCGCCAAGTTCGCCAAAAGTTGGAATTGGGGGCTGAAGTATCCGCCAACTCGATTACAGCTGTGGATACAGAGGAAGAAGAAGAGGCATAA
- a CDS encoding VOC family protein: protein MIGYVTLGTNDIAKAAEFYDALLALLGGKRFMESDSFIAWSAGPEQAGVCIAKPFNGEPATVGNGVMIALMAESNDKVDEIYKKAIELGAQDEGPAGPRGDLEGFYAGYFRDLDGNKLNVFHMP from the coding sequence ATGATTGGATATGTGACTTTAGGTACAAACGATATCGCTAAAGCAGCCGAGTTTTATGATGCCCTACTCGCATTGCTCGGCGGCAAAAGGTTTATGGAATCCGACAGTTTTATTGCCTGGAGTGCAGGACCCGAGCAGGCTGGTGTTTGTATTGCCAAACCCTTCAATGGCGAGCCTGCCACCGTCGGGAACGGCGTCATGATCGCCCTAATGGCTGAAAGTAATGACAAAGTGGATGAAATCTACAAAAAAGCCATTGAACTGGGTGCCCAAGACGAAGGTCCAGCAGGTCCGAGGGGAGACCTAGAGGGATTTTATGCGGGCTACTTCCGGGATCTAGATGGCAATAAACTCAATGTCTTTCATATGCCTTAG
- a CDS encoding VOC family protein, with amino-acid sequence MGLQDQIGSFCWWSLMTKDVSKANDFYHQLFDWHLSEMEIPGHDNATIYAAGNGGFANPVPIENDFPFPSHWIAYITVANVDDACQQAEKLGGKVSVPTFEIPSVGHTAVINDPVGAAFHVFTPAQDSDDLNMMGKGPGEICWMELLVDDPTPALPFYSELFGWQFSAPMSMNGGDYYTVKVNGEDMGGIMKRPPDVPKMPPLWMNYFSVTSVEQWSEKVQSLGGKIVMPKTAIPETGFFACIEDPTGAHSYLFELTR; translated from the coding sequence ATGGGTTTACAGGATCAAATCGGCAGTTTTTGCTGGTGGAGTTTAATGACGAAAGACGTATCAAAAGCGAATGATTTTTATCATCAGCTGTTTGATTGGCATTTGAGTGAAATGGAAATTCCAGGCCATGACAATGCCACGATTTATGCTGCGGGGAATGGTGGATTTGCCAATCCTGTCCCCATCGAAAACGATTTTCCGTTCCCCAGTCACTGGATTGCCTATATCACCGTTGCTAATGTTGATGATGCCTGTCAGCAGGCTGAAAAATTGGGGGGCAAAGTCAGTGTCCCCACCTTTGAAATTCCATCCGTGGGCCACACAGCAGTGATCAACGATCCAGTCGGCGCTGCCTTTCACGTTTTCACCCCTGCACAGGACAGTGACGATCTGAATATGATGGGTAAGGGGCCAGGAGAGATTTGCTGGATGGAGCTGCTAGTGGATGATCCGACTCCCGCTTTACCCTTCTACTCTGAGCTTTTTGGTTGGCAGTTTTCTGCGCCCATGTCCATGAATGGTGGCGACTATTACACCGTCAAGGTGAATGGCGAGGATATGGGCGGCATTATGAAGCGACCGCCGGATGTGCCCAAGATGCCTCCCCTCTGGATGAACTACTTCTCCGTCACCTCAGTGGAACAGTGGTCAGAAAAGGTCCAATCCTTGGGAGGAAAGATTGTGATGCCCAAAACAGCAATACCGGAGACGGGATTTTTTGCCTGCATAGAAGATCCGACCGGTGCCCATTCCTATTTATTTGAGCTGACCCGTTAA
- a CDS encoding ATP-dependent RecD-like DNA helicase has product MSYEATHPTNLPTEQLQGVVERLTYHSDESGYTVARFKAPRTRELITIVGSFANIQAGQTLKVQGIWRDHPKYGSQFQVKQYQETKPATLTGIEKYLGSGLIKGVGPVTAKRIVAHFGLETLDIIENQIERLVEVPGIAKKRVKLIQTAWDSQKSIKEVMVFLQGHGVSTTYAVKIFKQYGDEAIDIVTQNPYRLATDVYGIGFVTADQIARNLGISPHSEYRYRSGLLHVLSESADEGHCYLPQPDLIDRAVKRLTLPEYQPKPDQVAYLIQVMIADAELIVEQFEQDDSVELLCYAPSFFRAEFHLARRLLQMLAHPLEVDQGRVRSWLDRFMAQTTVSLSKQQQQAVELATSQRVVILTGGPGTGKTFTTRTIVALWKAMGKEIVLASPTGRAAQRLSEVTGHEAKTIHRLLEFDPKTMKFQRDSDCPIPADAVVIDEASMLDLFLANSLIKAIDTNAQLLLVGDTDQLPSVGPGNILLDLITSQRIPVLELKEVFRQAQASHIIQNAHQINQGKFPHLESVSLTPKTDCLWIGTPEPEHGQQAIQELINDLMPQLGYVAVQDVQVLCPMTRGEVGTRRLNQVLQCLINPPSPNKAEISRGGLTLRVGDRVLQQVNDYNREVFNGDMGVIEAINLEEVAVTVRYGERSVAYDLADLNEIGLAWAVTIHKSQGSEYPVVILPMYMQHYIMLSRNLLYTGLTRAKKLAILVGPKNAISMAIRQVKDKQRYTLLDQRLSLR; this is encoded by the coding sequence ATGTCCTACGAGGCCACCCATCCGACCAATCTCCCGACTGAACAGCTGCAAGGGGTCGTAGAGCGGCTCACCTATCATTCCGACGAATCGGGATATACCGTGGCCCGCTTCAAAGCCCCTAGAACCCGCGAATTGATTACGATTGTGGGCAGCTTTGCCAATATCCAAGCGGGCCAAACCCTGAAAGTTCAGGGGATTTGGCGGGACCATCCTAAGTATGGCTCCCAATTTCAGGTCAAACAATATCAAGAAACCAAACCAGCTACCCTTACGGGGATTGAAAAGTACCTGGGGAGTGGCTTAATCAAAGGCGTTGGTCCAGTGACCGCCAAGCGCATCGTGGCTCATTTTGGCCTAGAGACCCTGGATATTATCGAGAATCAGATTGAGCGCCTAGTTGAAGTCCCCGGCATTGCCAAGAAGCGAGTCAAACTGATTCAGACGGCTTGGGATAGTCAGAAATCCATTAAAGAGGTGATGGTCTTTCTCCAGGGCCATGGCGTCTCCACCACCTATGCCGTCAAAATCTTTAAACAGTATGGGGACGAAGCCATCGACATCGTTACCCAGAACCCCTACCGACTTGCAACCGATGTTTATGGTATTGGCTTTGTCACTGCCGATCAAATTGCCCGTAACCTGGGTATCTCTCCCCATTCAGAGTATCGCTATCGTAGTGGTCTGTTACATGTCCTGAGCGAATCCGCCGATGAAGGGCATTGCTATTTACCTCAACCCGACCTGATCGATCGAGCCGTGAAGCGGTTGACCCTTCCCGAATATCAACCCAAGCCTGATCAAGTGGCATACCTAATCCAGGTCATGATCGCGGATGCTGAGCTGATTGTTGAACAGTTCGAACAGGATGATTCAGTAGAGCTACTTTGCTATGCACCTTCCTTCTTTCGAGCGGAGTTTCATCTTGCCCGACGATTACTCCAAATGCTGGCTCATCCCCTTGAAGTAGATCAGGGGCGAGTTCGCAGTTGGCTCGATCGCTTTATGGCTCAAACAACTGTTTCTCTCTCGAAACAACAGCAGCAGGCAGTCGAATTAGCTACTAGCCAGCGAGTCGTGATCCTCACCGGAGGACCAGGGACAGGGAAAACCTTCACCACTCGGACCATTGTGGCTCTCTGGAAGGCCATGGGAAAAGAAATTGTCTTGGCTTCTCCTACAGGCCGGGCCGCACAGCGACTGAGTGAAGTGACGGGCCATGAAGCGAAAACCATCCATCGTCTTCTGGAATTTGACCCTAAAACAATGAAGTTTCAGCGGGATTCAGACTGCCCTATCCCTGCCGATGCAGTGGTGATTGATGAAGCTTCCATGCTGGATCTATTCCTCGCGAATTCCTTAATTAAAGCGATTGATACCAACGCTCAACTGTTGCTGGTTGGTGATACGGATCAGCTACCCAGTGTGGGACCCGGAAATATTCTGCTGGATCTCATTACGTCTCAGCGGATTCCCGTGTTGGAACTAAAGGAGGTTTTTCGCCAAGCCCAAGCCAGTCACATCATTCAAAATGCTCATCAGATTAACCAAGGCAAGTTCCCCCATCTAGAGTCCGTGAGTCTGACCCCAAAGACGGATTGTTTGTGGATTGGGACACCTGAACCAGAACATGGTCAGCAGGCCATCCAAGAACTGATCAACGACCTGATGCCGCAATTGGGGTATGTGGCGGTGCAGGATGTGCAAGTCCTTTGTCCCATGACTAGAGGGGAGGTGGGAACTCGCAGACTCAACCAAGTTCTCCAATGCTTGATCAATCCCCCCAGTCCTAATAAAGCTGAAATATCGAGAGGGGGATTGACTCTCAGGGTGGGTGATCGGGTGCTTCAGCAGGTCAATGATTACAACCGCGAGGTCTTCAATGGCGATATGGGGGTGATCGAGGCGATTAATCTGGAAGAGGTAGCCGTGACGGTTCGGTATGGAGAGCGGTCTGTTGCCTACGATCTGGCGGACTTAAATGAAATCGGATTGGCTTGGGCCGTCACAATTCATAAAAGCCAGGGGTCGGAATATCCCGTGGTGATTTTGCCAATGTATATGCAGCACTACATTATGTTAAGCCGCAATCTGCTCTACACGGGCTTGACGAGGGCTAAGAAACTGGCGATTCTAGTTGGCCCCAAGAATGCGATCAGTATGGCGATTCGACAGGTCAAGGATAAGCAGCGATATACCTTGCTAGATCAACGGTTAAGCCTTAGGTAG
- a CDS encoding VOC family protein: protein MPGPSKAGLFVYAKYLKCLANFYETVLKISAVHQSDEYVVLQSSDIQLIIHAIPQHIAKGITISSPPEPREQTALKFFFTVSSLSDARQAAAELGGEVFTEQWSSPAFHVCNACDPEGNIFQVREEIH, encoded by the coding sequence ATGCCAGGTCCATCAAAAGCCGGTCTGTTTGTATATGCCAAATATCTCAAGTGCCTGGCGAATTTCTATGAAACGGTCTTAAAAATATCTGCTGTCCATCAGTCAGATGAATATGTTGTTTTGCAGTCTTCTGATATTCAGCTGATTATTCATGCCATACCTCAGCATATTGCGAAGGGCATCACTATTTCTTCTCCTCCAGAACCACGAGAACAAACAGCACTCAAGTTTTTCTTTACGGTTTCCAGTCTTTCTGATGCAAGGCAAGCCGCAGCAGAGTTAGGGGGTGAAGTCTTCACTGAGCAATGGAGTAGCCCAGCTTTTCATGTTTGTAATGCTTGTGATCCAGAAGGGAATATTTTTCAGGTGCGTGAGGAGATTCATTAA
- the psbU gene encoding photosystem II complex extrinsic protein PsbU — MRLFIRRFSVLALVLASCLSLTGWLQPASALDINLATTYRNPVDAKLETDFGQKIDLNNTNVIAFSQYKGLYPTIAGKVVQNAPYSSVEEVLNIDGLTDTQKKMLQQHLGDFTITAPDPALVGGQDRYNPGAYYPVRRS; from the coding sequence ATGCGACTATTCATTCGCCGTTTTTCTGTATTGGCTTTAGTTTTAGCCAGTTGTTTGAGTTTGACGGGTTGGCTACAACCTGCCAGTGCATTGGATATTAATTTAGCTACGACTTACCGAAATCCCGTTGATGCCAAACTGGAAACAGATTTTGGTCAAAAAATTGACTTGAATAATACCAACGTCATTGCTTTTAGCCAATATAAGGGGCTTTACCCTACCATCGCCGGTAAAGTGGTTCAGAACGCTCCCTACAGTAGTGTCGAAGAAGTTTTAAATATTGATGGCTTAACGGATACTCAAAAGAAAATGCTGCAGCAGCACCTCGGTGACTTTACGATTACGGCCCCAGATCCAGCTTTAGTCGGCGGCCAAGATCGTTATAACCCAGGAGCTTATTATCCTGTTCGTCGCTCCTAA
- a CDS encoding peptidylprolyl isomerase, translating into MQVFSRQGWQVICHQLTRLVIGIILIGTVLSLGWLNHTSEFCWAALPTGNATTNPMSILRLALPVDNEAIQTLHQYLEEMPQQLDDPEARLQPKQWFEIENKVTKAIKTFNQDASDFLAAIPTPFRPQALVRMNQINAALADLKILSDQQNKEQFVAKRTQAWNSIDLLAASMESQFPVNIPNDYQTLPQLNGRAVVVLDTSKGPITMMVDGYNAPITAGNFLDLVQREFYDDLTFTREDEAYVVQAGNPEGPQAGFVDPETSQYRSIPLEVMVKGVSEPVYGSTLEELGLSDPVLPFSAYGTVAMGHPAGDPNGGSSQFFFHLFEPDLTPAGLNLLDGQYAVFGYVVAGQDVLAQLQHGDHLRSARVVDISPPNGFTLRYLDWILVQNTPMSLA; encoded by the coding sequence ATGCAAGTATTTTCTAGGCAAGGTTGGCAAGTCATCTGCCATCAACTGACGAGACTTGTAATCGGCATCATTTTGATTGGGACCGTTCTTTCTTTAGGCTGGCTGAATCATACTTCAGAATTTTGTTGGGCGGCTTTACCGACCGGAAATGCAACAACGAATCCCATGAGTATTCTGAGGCTGGCTTTACCTGTGGATAACGAGGCCATTCAAACCCTTCATCAATACTTAGAAGAGATGCCTCAACAGCTTGATGATCCAGAAGCTCGATTACAACCCAAACAATGGTTTGAGATTGAGAATAAGGTCACAAAGGCGATTAAAACCTTTAATCAAGACGCATCCGATTTTCTTGCCGCGATTCCTACTCCCTTTCGGCCCCAGGCTTTGGTCCGCATGAATCAAATTAACGCAGCTCTAGCGGATCTAAAGATCCTGTCTGACCAACAAAATAAAGAACAATTTGTGGCTAAACGTACACAAGCCTGGAATTCGATAGATTTACTGGCAGCTTCTATGGAGTCACAATTTCCTGTCAACATACCGAATGACTATCAAACTCTACCCCAGTTAAACGGCCGAGCCGTCGTGGTTCTCGACACTAGCAAGGGACCCATCACCATGATGGTGGATGGCTATAACGCCCCCATTACTGCAGGTAACTTTCTGGATCTCGTCCAGCGAGAGTTCTATGACGATCTAACGTTTACCCGTGAAGATGAGGCTTATGTGGTGCAAGCTGGAAATCCAGAAGGACCACAAGCTGGATTTGTGGATCCGGAGACCAGTCAGTATCGCTCTATTCCTTTGGAGGTCATGGTCAAGGGAGTTTCTGAACCAGTCTATGGGTCTACTTTAGAAGAATTAGGGCTGTCTGATCCTGTGCTTCCTTTTTCTGCTTATGGGACGGTTGCTATGGGCCATCCTGCTGGTGACCCGAACGGTGGGTCATCTCAATTTTTCTTTCACTTATTTGAGCCCGATTTGACTCCTGCAGGATTAAATCTGCTGGATGGTCAATATGCCGTTTTTGGCTATGTGGTTGCTGGTCAAGACGTATTGGCTCAATTACAACATGGCGATCATCTGCGTTCCGCTAGGGTCGTTGATATTTCTCCACCCAATGGTTTCACTTTACGTTATCTGGATTGGATTCTAGTGCAAAACACCCCTATGTCCTTGGCTTAA